One window from the genome of Anopheles coluzzii chromosome X, AcolN3, whole genome shotgun sequence encodes:
- the LOC120947303 gene encoding uncharacterized protein K02A2.6-like, producing the protein MSKVIQFVRQDWPRNSTFSGELACFYARKEALSEMGGCLLFGERVIIPKALRQRCLRQLHHGHPGVQRMKSIARSYVYWPKIDTDIAELVASCNACASAAKSPPHASPVSWPEITAPWQRIHIDYAGPIDGFSYLIVVDAFSKWPEVIRTASTTSKATIRILNTMFARYGMPVTLVSDNGCQFISSEFEDFCICNGIEHLTSAPFHPQSNGQAERFVDTFKRAITKITSDGTAIEDALDTFLQTYRATPNPQVPNNEAPATVMFGRQIRTCLELIRPVPKPQETNNDEQRRNFVPNDLVFAKIYSQNGWKWKPGRILRKCGNVMYCVMTGTIRLYEAISTNYVVGSLLTSNPVSVINTFCRYIFSWMSGTLRLRRRHLIHRHHRPHRLHRHCRCRHRPIQLRVIYHRRPLNHHLIGPCPNHQHHHLLNVIASLKSRIEEHSRYHHHAALLEIEKHRVGSTRTCCIKRREMLWERSLSSASCSTSTFACRLLKHDRVECLSVPVLANKDRSRMRVDTERSRATDGCTPTHQYSRIVLCVI; encoded by the coding sequence ATGAGCAAAGTCATACAGTTTGTACGACAAGACTGGCCACGTAACAGTACGTTCAGTGGTGAGCTGGCATGCTTCTACGCTAGGAAGGAAGCTTTATCAGAGATGGGAGGCTGTCTCTTATTCGGGGAGAGAGTCATCATACCAAAGGCTCTCCGGCAACGATGCCTGCGTCAACTACATCACGGCCATCCAGGTGTACAAAGGATGAAGTCGATCGCACGAAGCTACGTCTACTGGCCGAAGATAGACACTGATATCGCTGAACTTGTAGCATCTTGTAACGCTTGTGCATCCGCAGCGAAATCACCCCCACACGCTAGCCCGGTATCATGGCCTGAGATAACTGCACCGTGGCAACGTATCCACATCGATTATGCTGGCCCCATCGACGGTTTCTCCTACTTAATCGTAGTCGATGCTTTCTCTAAATGGCCAGAGGTAATAAGGACTGCCAGCACAACTTCCAAAGCGACCATACGAATCCTTAATACCATGTTTGCGCGATACGGTATGCCAGTAACCCTTGTTAGCGATAATGGTTGCCAATTCATCAGTTCCGAATTTGAggatttttgtatttgtaacGGTATAGAGCACCTCACATCCGCCCCGTTCCACCCTCAGTCTAACGGGCAAGCGGAACGCTTCGTGGATACATTCAAGCGCGCCATAACCAAAATCACGAGCGATGGAACTGCGATAGAAGATGCACTTGACACGTTTTTACAAACATATCGCGCCACGCCAAATCCTCAAGTGCCAAATAACGAAGCGCCAGCGACAGTAATGTTCGGACGACAAATTCGCACTTGTTTAGAGCTTATACGCCCTGTGCCTAAACCGCAAGAAACCAATAACGATGAGCAACGACGCAATTTCGTCCCAAATGATCTAGTCTTCGCTAAGATTTACTCGCAGAACGGATGGAAATGGAAGCCAGGAAGAATATTGCGGAAATGCGGCAATGTAATGTACTGTGTTATGACAGGGACCATAAGATTATACGAAGCCATATCAACCAACTACGTCGTCGGGTCCCTTCTAACCAGCAATCCAGTAAGCGTGATCAACACCTTTTGCCGCTACATATTCTCTTGGATGAGTGGAACCTTACGCCTCCGTCGTCGTCACCTGattcatcgtcatcatcgtcctcaTCGTCTCCATCGTCATTGTCGTTGTCGCCACCGTCCGATTCAGCTCCGTGTAATCTATCACCGTCGTCCGCTGAATCATCATCTTATAGGACCGTGTCCCAATCATCAGCATCACCACCTCCTGAACGTGATTGCATCCCTGAAGAGTCGCATCGAGGAGCACAGCcggtaccaccaccacgccgCTCTTTTAGAGATAGAAAAGCACCGCGTTGGTTCGACCCGTACCTGCTGTATTAAAAGAAGGGAGATGTTGTGGGAACGCAGCCTCAGCAGCGCCAGCTGCTCGACGTCGACATTCGCCTGTCGACTATTGAAGCACGATCGTGTTGAGTGCCTGAGTGTTCCCGTATTGGCGAACAAGGACCGGAGCCGCATGAGAGTTGATACCGAGCGCTCAAGGGCAACGGACGGttgcacacccacacaccagTATTCGCGTATCGTCCTATGTGTTATTTAA